Proteins found in one Paenibacillus sp. genomic segment:
- the pabA gene encoding aminodeoxychorismate/anthranilate synthase component II, whose product MILVIDNYDSFTYNLVQYLGELGEEVVVKRNDEISLDEIAAMRPDQIVISPGPCTPNEAGISLAVIDRFKGEIPILGVCLGHQSIGQAFGGEVVRAERLMHGKTSPIRHDDRGLFAGLPNPFTATRYHSLIVKRETLPEELEITAETEEGEIMGLRHKRYPIEGVQFHPESIITEHGLTMLRNFIESTKRANA is encoded by the coding sequence ATGATTTTGGTCATCGACAATTATGATTCGTTCACTTACAACTTGGTTCAATATTTGGGGGAGCTTGGCGAAGAGGTCGTCGTGAAGCGGAACGACGAGATCAGCCTCGACGAGATCGCCGCCATGCGGCCCGATCAGATCGTCATTTCCCCGGGGCCGTGCACGCCGAACGAGGCGGGCATTTCGCTCGCGGTCATCGACCGATTTAAGGGGGAAATTCCGATTTTAGGCGTCTGTCTCGGCCATCAATCGATCGGGCAGGCGTTCGGCGGCGAAGTCGTACGCGCGGAGCGGCTCATGCACGGCAAGACGTCGCCGATTCGGCACGACGACCGCGGCTTGTTCGCGGGACTGCCGAACCCGTTCACGGCGACGCGCTACCATTCGTTGATCGTGAAGCGCGAGACGCTGCCGGAAGAGCTGGAAATTACGGCGGAGACGGAAGAGGGCGAAATCATGGGATTACGCCATAAACGCTACCCGATCGAAGGCGTGCAGTTTCACCCGGAATCGATTATTACCGAGCACGGCTTGACGATGCTGCGCAACTTCATCGAAAGCACGAAACGGGCGAACGCATGA
- a CDS encoding aminotransferase class IV: MKLWWNGTICDESEAVIPVTDHGFLYGMGLFETFRTYGGKPFLLDRHVARLREGCAELRFAYEPSEADIAAAVAALLRANDLEDAYVRWSVSAGSAPLGLPAPTGYASPNVLVMAKPLGTGSPASKELHVLKLPRSTPEGAVRRKSFHYMNNILAKWELAARTASPQAEGLLTAADGIVVEGIVSNAFWAAGGALYTPSVETGCLPGVTREAVLMLAREAGLPVIEGRFPWEALLAADEAFVTNSVQELTPVSALYDADGVMRKRWSPEAGPITNALSRAYRALTARE, from the coding sequence ATGAAACTGTGGTGGAACGGAACGATTTGCGACGAAAGCGAAGCCGTGATCCCGGTAACCGATCACGGCTTTCTTTACGGCATGGGGCTGTTCGAGACGTTCCGTACGTACGGCGGCAAGCCGTTCCTGCTCGACCGCCATGTCGCCCGGCTTCGGGAAGGCTGCGCCGAGCTTCGGTTCGCGTACGAACCGTCCGAGGCGGACATCGCGGCCGCGGTCGCGGCGCTGCTCCGGGCGAACGACCTCGAAGACGCATACGTGCGCTGGTCCGTCTCGGCCGGCTCGGCCCCGCTCGGGCTGCCGGCTCCGACCGGGTACGCGAGTCCGAACGTGCTCGTCATGGCGAAGCCGCTCGGCACAGGATCGCCGGCGTCGAAGGAGCTGCACGTGCTGAAGCTCCCTCGCAGCACGCCGGAGGGAGCGGTGCGGCGCAAATCGTTTCATTATATGAATAATATTTTAGCGAAATGGGAGCTCGCCGCGCGGACCGCGTCCCCCCAAGCGGAGGGGCTGCTGACCGCCGCGGACGGCATTGTCGTCGAAGGGATCGTCAGCAACGCGTTTTGGGCGGCCGGGGGCGCGCTGTACACGCCTTCGGTCGAGACGGGCTGTTTGCCGGGCGTTACGCGGGAAGCGGTACTGATGCTGGCCCGCGAAGCGGGGCTGCCGGTCATCGAGGGGCGGTTCCCGTGGGAAGCGCTGCTCGCGGCGGACGAAGCGTTCGTGACGAATTCGGTGCAGGAGCTGACGCCGGTATCCGCCTTGTACGACGCGGACGGCGTTATGCGGAAACGATGGTCTCCCGAGGCGGGGCCGATCACGAACGCATTGAGCCGGGCGTATCGGGCGCTGACGGCGAGGGAATGA
- the folB gene encoding dihydroneopterin aldolase, producing MDTMKLERIQLFGNHGVFAEENKLGQRFYVSLEMKLDLRAAGKTDDLEETVNYAEVYGLVKRVVEGETFKLIEALAETLATRLLDAYAKIHEVTVRVVKPHPPFDIVFDGVTVEITRRRGEER from the coding sequence ATGGATACGATGAAGTTGGAACGCATTCAGCTGTTCGGCAACCACGGCGTGTTCGCCGAGGAGAACAAGCTCGGACAGCGTTTTTACGTCAGTCTCGAAATGAAGCTCGATCTGCGGGCCGCGGGAAAGACGGACGACCTGGAAGAGACGGTCAATTACGCCGAGGTCTATGGCCTCGTGAAGCGCGTCGTAGAGGGCGAAACCTTCAAATTAATTGAAGCGTTGGCAGAGACGCTCGCTACCCGCCTGCTTGACGCCTATGCTAAAATACATGAGGTAACGGTCCGCGTCGTGAAGCCGCATCCGCCGTTCGACATCGTGTTCGACGGCGTGACGGTGGAAATTACGCGGCGCCGAGGCGAGGAGCGATGA
- the folP gene encoding dihydropteroate synthase, producing the protein MAIHPELGRRTLIMGILNVTPDSFSDGGKYATVERALKHARRLIAEGADILDVGGESTRPGSEPVSAEEELRRVIPVLEALRADGCSVPISVDTYKGVVAEAALRAGASIVNDVWGGKKDPTLLRAAAERGASVVLMHNRNDMNYGDDFVADVVADLRDCIALARDAGIPDERIALDPGIGFAKTREHNLRLMNRLSDVVALGYPVLLGTSRKRFIRETLDAGPNDVVEGTIATTVLGIAQGVSIVRVHDVRENAKAARMADAICAPAQ; encoded by the coding sequence ATGGCAATACACCCGGAGTTAGGACGACGCACGCTTATCATGGGCATCTTGAACGTAACGCCGGATTCGTTCTCGGACGGCGGCAAATACGCGACGGTCGAACGGGCGCTGAAGCATGCGCGGCGGCTGATCGCGGAGGGCGCCGACATTTTGGACGTGGGCGGCGAATCGACGCGCCCGGGCTCGGAGCCGGTATCCGCGGAGGAGGAGCTGCGGCGGGTCATTCCCGTGCTGGAAGCGCTGCGCGCGGACGGCTGTTCCGTGCCGATCTCCGTCGACACGTATAAAGGCGTCGTCGCGGAAGCGGCGCTGCGCGCGGGCGCCTCGATCGTCAACGACGTGTGGGGCGGCAAGAAGGATCCGACCTTGCTGCGGGCCGCGGCGGAGCGCGGCGCGTCCGTCGTTCTCATGCATAACAGGAACGACATGAATTACGGCGACGATTTCGTAGCCGACGTCGTCGCCGATTTGCGGGACTGCATCGCGCTGGCGCGGGATGCGGGCATCCCCGACGAGCGCATCGCCCTCGACCCCGGCATCGGCTTCGCCAAAACCCGCGAGCACAATTTGCGCCTGATGAACCGGCTGTCGGACGTCGTCGCGCTCGGCTACCCGGTACTGCTCGGCACGTCCCGCAAACGGTTCATCCGCGAAACGCTGGACGCGGGTCCGAACGACGTCGTGGAAGGCACGATCGCCACGACCGTGCTCGGCATCGCGCAGGGCGTCTCGATCGTGCGCGTGCACGACGTGCGCGAGAACGCGAAGGCGGCCCGCATGGCCGATGCGATTTGCGCCCCGGCGCAGTAA
- a CDS encoding anthranilate synthase component I family protein, whose amino-acid sequence MNIAFERWIQWNEQYNCLPYLETVEIGDADIGSWERLWAEAGEAAIVLESGKNDRYTFVGAEPAEWLSGDLNGARRYQAGAAEPETMEGAPLAVLRRWMAEFRAPRVEQLPKFTGGIAGYFAYDVARTIERLPALALDDSPIPDYFFLRLDKLWIIDRIERKLHCAVYAVRAAEAGPWSEEALRAQYDAARERAASMKDAWMRWSAAGALAPRQPETLDIDVERLEGLELSLTKRRFMDAVERIREYIAAGDVFQVNLSVRQSKRLTKTTPERVYEALRRLNPSPYMAFLRLPGERRIVSGSPELLVRLEGRRLSTRPIAGTRPRGRSEGEDGRLREELLLSEKERAEHIMLVDLERNDLGRISTFGSVRVKELMAIEHYSHVMHIVSEVEGELAEGRDAFDTIAAVFPGGTITGAPKIRTMEIIEELEPVRRGAYTGAIGWIDYAGNMELNITIRTMVYAEGKAYVQSGAGIVIDSDPEKEFTESLNKAKALWKAVEIAERSEESPS is encoded by the coding sequence TTGAACATAGCGTTCGAACGATGGATACAATGGAACGAACAATACAATTGTCTGCCGTATCTCGAGACCGTCGAGATCGGTGACGCGGACATCGGCAGCTGGGAGCGGCTGTGGGCGGAAGCCGGCGAAGCGGCGATCGTGCTGGAGAGCGGCAAGAACGACCGGTATACGTTCGTGGGGGCGGAACCGGCGGAGTGGCTGTCCGGCGATCTGAACGGCGCGCGGCGGTATCAAGCGGGCGCGGCGGAGCCGGAGACGATGGAAGGCGCTCCGCTTGCGGTGCTCCGCCGGTGGATGGCCGAGTTCCGGGCGCCGCGCGTCGAACAGCTTCCGAAATTTACGGGAGGCATCGCGGGCTACTTCGCGTACGACGTCGCGCGCACGATCGAGCGGCTTCCTGCGCTCGCGCTTGACGACTCTCCGATTCCCGACTACTTTTTCCTTCGATTGGACAAGCTATGGATTATCGATCGAATCGAACGGAAGCTGCACTGCGCCGTTTACGCGGTTCGCGCGGCGGAAGCGGGACCATGGAGCGAGGAAGCGCTTCGCGCGCAGTACGATGCCGCGCGGGAGCGGGCGGCGTCCATGAAGGACGCTTGGATGCGGTGGAGCGCGGCGGGCGCGCTTGCGCCCCGGCAGCCGGAGACGCTCGACATCGACGTGGAGCGGCTGGAAGGTCTGGAGCTGAGCTTGACGAAGCGCCGCTTCATGGATGCGGTCGAACGCATCCGCGAGTATATCGCGGCGGGCGACGTGTTCCAGGTCAATCTCAGCGTGCGGCAGTCGAAGCGGCTGACGAAGACGACGCCCGAGCGCGTGTACGAAGCGCTGCGCCGGCTCAATCCGTCGCCGTACATGGCGTTTCTCCGGCTGCCCGGGGAGCGGCGGATCGTATCCGGTTCCCCGGAGCTGCTCGTCCGGCTCGAAGGCCGGCGGTTGTCCACGCGCCCGATCGCGGGCACGCGGCCCCGCGGCCGCAGCGAAGGAGAGGACGGGCGGCTGCGCGAGGAGCTGCTGCTGAGCGAGAAGGAGCGGGCGGAGCATATCATGCTCGTCGATCTCGAGCGCAACGACTTGGGGCGCATATCGACGTTCGGGTCGGTGCGCGTCAAAGAATTAATGGCGATCGAGCACTACTCGCACGTCATGCATATCGTCTCCGAGGTCGAAGGGGAGCTGGCGGAAGGCCGGGACGCGTTCGACACGATCGCGGCGGTGTTCCCGGGCGGCACGATTACCGGCGCGCCGAAAATCCGTACGATGGAAATCATCGAGGAGCTGGAGCCCGTTCGGCGGGGCGCCTACACCGGGGCGATCGGGTGGATTGACTATGCGGGCAATATGGAATTAAATATTACTATACGCACGATGGTTTACGCCGAAGGCAAGGCGTACGTGCAATCCGGAGCGGGCATCGTCATCGATTCCGATCCGGAGAAGGAGTTTACCGAATCGCTGAATAAAGCGAAAGCGCTGTGGAAAGCGGTAGAAATCGCGGAACGAAGCGAGGAGAGCCCTTCTTGA